One Psychrosphaera aestuarii DNA window includes the following coding sequences:
- the rsmH gene encoding 16S rRNA (cytosine(1402)-N(4))-methyltransferase RsmH gives MTEHVSVLLTESIDGLNIKPDGIYIDCTFGRGGHSSHVLAKLSQAGRLIAIDRDPTAIEAAKRFADNPSFTIEHTPFSELLAVAQKHDVVGKVDGILMDLGVSSPQLDEADRGFSFMKPGPLDMRMDYTKGISAADWLAKAEEDDIVFALKTYGEEKFAKRVARKIIATREESPILTTTDLANLVAATVPKSKAEKKHPATRTFQGIRIYINSELVEIERALDASLEVLKPAGRLSVISFHSLEDRIVKQFIRKQSQGKQVPRGLPMTEEELNKGIKMKPIGKAIKPSEQEIASNSRARSSVLRIAERLST, from the coding sequence ATGACAGAACACGTATCGGTATTATTAACAGAATCTATTGATGGCTTGAATATTAAGCCGGATGGGATTTATATCGATTGTACGTTTGGTCGAGGTGGTCATTCTTCTCATGTATTAGCTAAGTTGTCGCAAGCTGGACGTTTAATCGCTATCGATCGTGATCCAACGGCAATTGAGGCTGCAAAGCGATTTGCCGATAACCCAAGCTTTACCATAGAACATACTCCGTTTTCAGAATTATTGGCTGTTGCCCAAAAACACGATGTTGTAGGTAAAGTAGACGGTATTTTGATGGACTTAGGAGTGTCTTCGCCGCAGCTAGATGAAGCTGACCGAGGCTTTAGCTTTATGAAACCGGGTCCACTTGATATGCGCATGGATTACACCAAAGGAATTTCTGCGGCAGATTGGTTAGCCAAAGCCGAAGAAGACGACATCGTATTCGCATTAAAAACATACGGTGAAGAAAAATTTGCCAAACGTGTTGCACGTAAAATCATTGCAACACGAGAAGAATCGCCGATTCTTACGACAACCGATTTAGCTAATTTAGTGGCTGCAACTGTACCGAAAAGCAAGGCAGAGAAGAAACACCCTGCTACTCGCACCTTCCAGGGAATAAGAATATATATAAATAGCGAGTTAGTAGAGATTGAACGTGCGTTAGATGCGTCGTTAGAAGTCTTGAAGCCTGCCGGTCGACTGTCAGTGATTAGCTTTCATTCTTTAGAAGATAGAATTGTTAAGCAATTCATTCGTAAGCAAAGCCAAGGTAAACAAGTACCTAGAGGTTTGCCTATGACGGAAGAAGAGCTAAACAAAGGAATAAAAATGAAGCCGATTGGTAAAGCAATAAAACCATCGGAACAAGAGATAGCTAGTAATAGCCGTGCGCGCAGCTCCGTCCTTAGAATCGCTGAAAGATTATCAACATGA
- a CDS encoding phosphoethanolamine transferase, producing the protein MSNFLKTSRKLVLSSNQVLLLVACYFTLVFNYPFLSRLVKGGLSANDISFVFLLSLPIFLMALISLLFSLFIPTKIMKPMLFLLVILSSVIWFAQVNYGIVFDYSMVQNVFETDSAEAFTYLNTAAFVEVFAVSFIPIVFIYLVKIELNSFWPSIKSRVGLILTSFVVLLGVVYPQYSDFSAVGRNNHDAINYIIPFKLIDSSYKYIRDNYVYPAMPYKVLDESPELLTNAKQLTILVVGETARAQNFSLNGYKKPTNTFTNKLNLTSFKHVTSCGTATAISVPCMFSRLNHDSYDKRIAANQQNVLDIIQAAGVSVTWLDNNSSCKGVCARITSIKVDPTQESDLCDGEYCFDEIMINYLDSIIAQMQSDNKLIVLHMIGSHGPTYFRRYPASHAVFLPHCNRSDIQNCTQEELLNTYDNTIRYTDYVLSLLINRLKKISNQNGTNTQLLYVSDHGESLGENGVYLHGFPYTLAPEDQTHIPMIYWNSQRLEQPEQTCIKALDNKPVSHDELFDSLLGLMKVKSSTYQQNHDIFLPCTRRTQLVAR; encoded by the coding sequence ATGTCAAACTTTTTAAAAACGAGCAGAAAGCTCGTCTTGTCGAGTAACCAAGTTTTATTACTTGTCGCGTGCTATTTTACATTAGTATTTAATTATCCATTTTTATCCCGCCTGGTTAAAGGAGGTTTGTCAGCTAACGACATTAGTTTCGTGTTTTTGCTGTCGTTACCTATCTTTTTAATGGCTTTAATTTCGCTGTTATTTTCGTTATTTATACCAACAAAAATAATGAAACCCATGCTTTTTCTATTGGTAATACTTTCATCCGTAATTTGGTTTGCTCAGGTCAATTATGGCATCGTTTTTGACTATTCTATGGTACAAAATGTATTTGAAACTGATAGTGCTGAGGCTTTTACATATTTAAATACAGCCGCTTTCGTTGAAGTGTTTGCTGTATCGTTTATACCGATTGTATTTATATATCTGGTAAAAATAGAGCTCAATAGTTTTTGGCCGTCAATAAAATCGAGAGTGGGGTTAATACTAACTTCCTTTGTGGTATTGCTCGGAGTAGTTTATCCACAATACTCTGACTTTTCAGCCGTGGGGCGTAATAATCACGATGCAATTAATTATATTATCCCTTTTAAGCTGATCGATTCTAGCTACAAATATATCAGAGATAACTATGTATATCCGGCTATGCCATATAAGGTGCTAGACGAGTCCCCAGAACTATTAACCAATGCAAAACAGCTTACTATTTTAGTTGTGGGTGAAACGGCACGCGCTCAAAATTTTTCGTTAAATGGTTATAAAAAGCCAACCAATACTTTTACCAACAAATTAAACCTTACATCATTTAAACATGTCACTTCTTGTGGAACTGCGACTGCTATTTCAGTACCTTGTATGTTTTCAAGATTAAATCACGATAGTTACGATAAACGGATTGCCGCAAATCAGCAAAACGTTTTAGATATTATACAAGCGGCGGGTGTATCGGTAACCTGGCTCGATAATAACAGCAGTTGTAAAGGGGTATGTGCGCGCATTACCTCTATAAAAGTTGATCCAACACAGGAGTCAGACTTGTGTGATGGCGAATATTGCTTCGATGAAATAATGATTAATTATTTAGACTCGATCATTGCTCAGATGCAATCCGACAACAAGCTTATTGTTCTTCATATGATTGGATCGCATGGGCCAACTTATTTTAGGCGTTATCCAGCTAGTCATGCGGTCTTTTTACCACATTGTAACCGTAGCGATATTCAAAACTGTACACAAGAGGAGCTACTAAACACCTACGACAATACGATTCGTTATACGGACTATGTACTCTCTTTGTTAATTAACCGACTAAAGAAGATCTCAAATCAAAATGGTACGAACACGCAGCTACTGTATGTTTCTGACCATGGAGAATCGTTAGGAGAAAATGGTGTTTACTTACATGGTTTTCCCTATACGCTAGCACCTGAAGACCAAACCCATATTCCAATGATATATTGGAATTCCCAACGTCTCGAACAACCCGAACAAACGTGCATAAAAGCGTTAGACAATAAACCAGTTAGCCATGACGAACTGTTTGATAGTCTTCTAGGTTTAATGAAAGTGAAATCAAGCACCTATCAACAAAACCATGATATATTTTTGCCTTGCACAAGGAGAACTCAGTTGGTTGCGAGATGA
- a CDS encoding GNAT family N-acetyltransferase produces MTILENRQELLEDFIRLNEEWISHYFEIEEVDRELASDPMKVITNGGYIFSLVDDGVVKGVCALFNNGNGIFELARMAVSPNSQGKGYGKKLIEYALAKLTAIDAQQVYLVSNTKLTTAIGLYKKYGFKTTSQGQHPVYTRANIVMCRDCK; encoded by the coding sequence GTGACAATACTAGAAAATAGACAAGAGCTATTAGAAGACTTTATCCGCTTAAACGAAGAGTGGATATCACATTACTTTGAAATTGAAGAAGTTGATCGAGAGTTAGCAAGCGATCCTATGAAAGTCATTACTAATGGTGGCTACATTTTTAGCCTAGTTGATGATGGCGTTGTAAAAGGAGTGTGCGCACTGTTTAATAATGGCAATGGTATTTTTGAGTTAGCTCGCATGGCCGTGTCACCAAACAGTCAAGGAAAGGGATATGGGAAAAAATTAATTGAATATGCCTTAGCAAAACTCACCGCAATAGACGCACAACAAGTTTACCTTGTCTCTAATACTAAACTAACTACCGCGATTGGACTCTACAAAAAATACGGCTTTAAAACAACATCACAAGGACAACACCCAGTGTACACTCGTGCCAATATTGTAATGTGCCGTGACTGCAAGTAA
- the mraZ gene encoding division/cell wall cluster transcriptional repressor MraZ — MFRGANTLSLDSKGRLSIPTRYRELLLSESEGKMVCTVDLHQPCLLLYPLVEWEDIEFKLRQLSSMNPHERRVQRVLLGNAHEVDMDKSGRILVPSQLRQHAQLQKSIVLTGQLNKFEMWSEEQWTAQMAEDIATELEGDFELSDRLKEFSF; from the coding sequence ATGTTTCGCGGTGCAAATACCTTATCTTTGGACAGTAAAGGACGGTTATCGATTCCAACTCGATATCGTGAGCTTTTGCTGTCTGAATCAGAAGGGAAAATGGTTTGTACAGTCGATTTGCACCAGCCTTGTTTATTGTTATACCCCTTGGTTGAATGGGAAGACATCGAATTTAAATTACGCCAGCTTTCTTCAATGAACCCTCATGAACGTCGTGTTCAACGTGTATTACTTGGTAATGCACATGAAGTTGATATGGATAAATCTGGGCGAATTCTAGTGCCATCACAGTTACGTCAACACGCCCAGTTACAAAAATCCATCGTATTAACAGGCCAACTTAATAAGTTCGAAATGTGGTCTGAAGAACAGTGGACTGCGCAAATGGCAGAAGATATTGCCACTGAATTAGAAGGCGACTTTGAGCTTTCTGACCGACTTAAAGAATTTTCATTTTAA
- a CDS encoding zinc-dependent metalloprotease encodes MKLLNKTMLALSITSFSAAATVLTQAEIDALSKSNTNVAPAYSLLAADKAEDAEKPDEAEKADKKDKKDKKKSKFKDYADIVTDKAITSKGIFTTHLVDNKVYFEIPAAELGREFVWQVKTSGTQPGKGLISADIGRQYVVFERHNDDILLRSRNYSVVSEEGSRESFVVKKASIDGIIAKLPITTFSTDDTKSPVVDITSLYMGQHKELFPAPRAPRNPKAPKAPNFKLNTKTSLITKVKAFEKNIEATVLAQFTSAKVNDTKELRHSIFALPDTPMKPRFYDKRVGYFTANYSDYSSDKNKLDSFSYIKRWRLEKKNPELEVSEPIEPIVWYIDRGTPEKYVEAVREGIEFWQSAFEQAGFKNGIVAKMAPSMEENPDWDPEDARFSVIRWIPSGIPNAQGPHVADPRSGEIIEADVRMYHNVIKLLEGWYFAQAGATDPRAKKLPLPNDVMSDLVRFVVAHEVGHSIGLHHNFIGNNSYTIDQLRDPEFVKEFGVSASIMDYARFNYVIQPEDGVSPIDYDPGPYDKFAIEWGYKEFKGDLTPKEESVLLSKIADRQLNDDRLRWDAYSKPSYLDPRILTEAIGDDPVEATRLGQKNKKRILENLINATSFEPNKGYDELDNAYKTVIQQHARELGHVAKAVGGVMYRNELTQDHKEKQVFEIFPKKKQERAVEFLIDNGVKLPEFWNNKEILKRIGQDKFEQYASSIIRQAVGSPLAAHRLDSLIKLQAAGEDVMDPVKTVNKFVDAIYGDFKSRRAKSDQYTIMLQDYFVTKLLADISSTKSSPTLVAMLRGIATELKSDLNAAARKHDGKLQGYRYAGLAARLEEGLEPKVTVKK; translated from the coding sequence ATGAAGTTATTAAACAAAACTATGCTGGCCTTAAGCATCACCAGCTTTAGTGCCGCTGCGACGGTGCTGACACAAGCAGAGATTGACGCGCTAAGTAAGTCCAATACCAATGTTGCACCGGCTTACTCTTTGTTAGCAGCTGATAAAGCGGAAGACGCTGAAAAACCAGACGAAGCAGAAAAAGCAGACAAGAAAGATAAAAAAGACAAGAAAAAAAGTAAATTCAAAGATTATGCTGACATCGTCACAGACAAAGCCATAACGTCAAAAGGCATCTTTACCACTCACCTTGTTGATAACAAAGTTTACTTTGAAATCCCTGCTGCTGAGTTAGGTCGTGAGTTTGTATGGCAAGTTAAGACCTCAGGCACACAGCCTGGCAAAGGTCTAATTAGTGCCGACATTGGTCGCCAATATGTGGTTTTTGAGCGACATAATGACGACATATTATTACGTAGCCGCAATTACTCAGTAGTGTCTGAAGAAGGATCACGAGAATCTTTTGTGGTTAAAAAGGCTTCTATAGATGGCATTATTGCAAAGCTTCCAATTACGACTTTTTCTACAGATGACACAAAATCACCGGTTGTAGACATTACCAGCTTATACATGGGACAGCACAAAGAGCTTTTTCCAGCACCACGAGCGCCACGTAATCCAAAAGCACCAAAAGCACCGAATTTCAAACTGAATACAAAAACGTCTTTAATTACTAAAGTCAAAGCGTTTGAAAAAAATATTGAAGCAACCGTGTTAGCTCAATTCACAAGTGCAAAAGTGAATGACACTAAAGAGCTACGTCATTCAATCTTTGCATTGCCAGACACACCAATGAAACCGCGTTTTTATGACAAGCGAGTGGGTTACTTCACAGCGAACTATTCTGACTATAGTTCAGATAAAAACAAATTAGACTCGTTCAGCTACATTAAGCGCTGGCGTTTAGAAAAGAAAAATCCAGAGCTAGAAGTAAGTGAGCCAATAGAGCCAATCGTTTGGTACATAGACCGTGGCACACCTGAGAAGTATGTTGAAGCTGTTAGAGAAGGCATTGAGTTTTGGCAATCGGCGTTTGAACAAGCTGGCTTTAAAAACGGTATTGTTGCCAAAATGGCACCTAGCATGGAAGAAAATCCGGATTGGGATCCAGAAGATGCTCGTTTTTCTGTAATTCGTTGGATTCCATCAGGTATTCCAAACGCGCAAGGGCCACATGTTGCTGACCCTCGCTCAGGCGAAATTATTGAAGCCGACGTACGTATGTACCACAACGTAATCAAGTTACTTGAAGGTTGGTACTTTGCTCAAGCGGGCGCAACCGACCCAAGAGCTAAAAAGCTTCCTTTACCAAACGATGTGATGAGTGACTTAGTTCGATTTGTTGTTGCTCATGAAGTGGGTCATTCAATAGGTCTTCACCACAACTTTATTGGCAATAATTCTTACACGATTGATCAGCTCAGAGACCCTGAATTTGTAAAAGAATTTGGCGTTTCGGCTTCAATCATGGATTACGCCCGATTTAACTATGTAATACAACCAGAAGATGGTGTGTCACCAATTGATTATGATCCGGGTCCATACGACAAGTTTGCAATTGAATGGGGTTACAAAGAGTTTAAAGGCGACCTGACACCAAAAGAAGAATCGGTCTTGTTAAGTAAAATTGCAGACCGTCAGCTAAACGATGACCGACTTCGTTGGGATGCGTATTCTAAACCAAGCTATTTAGATCCTCGCATTTTAACCGAAGCAATTGGTGATGATCCTGTTGAAGCAACAAGACTAGGACAGAAAAACAAAAAGCGTATTTTAGAAAACCTAATCAACGCGACTAGTTTTGAACCCAACAAAGGCTATGACGAGTTAGACAACGCTTACAAAACGGTCATTCAACAACACGCTAGAGAGCTTGGGCATGTTGCTAAAGCGGTGGGCGGTGTGATGTATCGCAATGAGTTAACTCAGGATCATAAAGAAAAACAAGTATTTGAAATCTTCCCTAAGAAAAAACAAGAGCGTGCTGTTGAGTTTTTGATCGACAACGGTGTGAAGTTACCTGAGTTTTGGAACAACAAAGAGATTTTGAAACGTATTGGTCAGGATAAATTTGAACAATACGCTAGCTCCATCATTAGACAAGCCGTAGGTAGTCCGCTCGCAGCTCATCGCTTAGATTCATTGATTAAGTTACAAGCGGCTGGTGAAGACGTGATGGATCCGGTAAAAACTGTTAATAAGTTTGTTGATGCGATATATGGCGACTTCAAATCTCGTCGTGCAAAGTCAGACCAATATACAATAATGCTACAAGACTACTTTGTGACAAAATTGCTAGCCGACATTTCATCAACTAAGTCTTCACCGACTTTGGTTGCAATGTTAAGAGGCATAGCTACTGAGTTAAAATCTGATCTAAACGCTGCTGCGAGAAAGCACGATGGTAAGTTACAAGGTTACCGTTATGCTGGCCTAGCCGCTCGACTCGAGGAAGGTTTGGAACCGAAAGTAACGGTTAAAAAATAG
- the nhaD gene encoding sodium:proton antiporter NhaD, with product MTTAIIILAIIALLFVIFEEVIHVDKAKSTLFIGTLSWILVYLFPFHGSSAANITEQLNENLLEIATLWLFLMSAMTFVAYLNSKGFISNLVQRLLPKQLSERKFMFLLGFFAFIFSSFADNVTATLVSVAVIASLQVPARQRLKYATLIIFAVNSGGVSLITGDVTTLMIFLDGKVSIGNLLLLILPSLTAVLVLAALLSRNMRGQLTFEGKHEAIEGKDKIIAGVFILTIFSTLYLNAAYQIPPVLTFLFGLSCMFLIGQYLVRKTNRNILNYIREIEFDTLLFFLGVLLIVGMLKEVGVLTQLTTIYQVFDTSVANYLLGLLSAVLDNVPLTAALLKADIQMDTANWLALTYATGVGGSVLVIGSAAGIIAMSKVKELNFISYLSMAGYLLAAYTIGYWLSYAVTSFSLVRFGI from the coding sequence ATGACTACCGCTATAATAATTCTTGCCATCATCGCACTTCTTTTTGTTATTTTTGAAGAGGTTATTCATGTAGATAAAGCTAAATCAACATTGTTTATTGGAACCTTAAGTTGGATATTGGTTTATTTATTTCCGTTTCATGGTTCAAGTGCCGCTAACATTACAGAACAACTCAATGAGAATTTGCTAGAAATTGCGACATTGTGGTTATTTCTTATGTCAGCCATGACTTTTGTTGCTTATCTCAATAGCAAAGGCTTTATATCAAACTTAGTTCAGCGATTGTTACCCAAGCAGTTGTCAGAAAGAAAGTTCATGTTCTTACTTGGTTTTTTTGCCTTTATATTTAGTTCATTTGCCGATAACGTGACGGCCACTTTGGTTTCCGTTGCCGTCATTGCTTCTCTTCAAGTACCAGCAAGGCAAAGACTAAAATACGCTACATTAATTATATTTGCGGTTAACAGTGGCGGTGTTTCCCTAATAACAGGTGATGTCACCACCTTGATGATCTTTTTAGATGGCAAGGTGAGTATAGGCAACCTATTACTTCTCATTTTGCCATCATTAACAGCGGTGTTAGTTTTAGCCGCGTTATTATCACGAAATATGAGAGGGCAGTTAACCTTTGAAGGCAAGCATGAAGCTATCGAAGGTAAAGACAAGATCATTGCTGGTGTGTTTATTCTCACCATATTTAGCACATTATATTTAAATGCTGCATATCAAATCCCACCAGTATTAACCTTTTTGTTTGGTTTAAGCTGTATGTTTTTAATAGGGCAATACTTGGTTCGTAAAACCAATAGAAATATTCTCAACTATATCCGCGAAATTGAGTTTGATACCTTGTTATTTTTCTTAGGTGTTTTACTCATTGTGGGCATGCTAAAAGAAGTTGGTGTGTTGACGCAGTTAACAACTATCTATCAAGTGTTTGATACAAGTGTTGCAAACTACTTGCTAGGTTTACTATCGGCAGTGCTTGATAACGTACCACTAACAGCGGCTTTGTTAAAAGCCGATATACAGATGGATACAGCTAATTGGTTGGCACTTACTTATGCCACTGGAGTTGGTGGTTCGGTGTTAGTAATCGGTTCAGCTGCCGGCATCATTGCTATGAGCAAGGTCAAGGAACTCAACTTTATTAGCTACTTGTCCATGGCCGGTTATTTATTAGCAGCGTATACGATTGGTTACTGGCTGAGTTATGCAGTAACTAGTTTTTCGCTTGTTCGCTTTGGAATTTAA
- the glpQ gene encoding glycerophosphodiester phosphodiesterase, whose translation MKTLLIVILLSLFPLLVGCTANGELKKTKLTNQKVVIAHRGASGYLPEHTMASKAMAYAMKVDYIEQDLVMTKDDHLVVLHDHYLDRVTNVAEKFPKRSRQDGRYYVIDFTLAEIQTLDMTEGFSIKEGVLAANYPDRFPIWQSKFKVHTFADEIELIQGLNKSTGKNVGLYPEIKSPIFHILNGKDISKAVLLELKKYGYSNQDSKVFVQSFDANELIRIKMELMPELGIDLKLVQLIAMTSWKETVNIKDGAAKPYSYDWMLKPENMSKIAQYANGIGPWKPMLITQSENSKFAKSNGLTEAAHKAGLLVHPYTFRADKGEVPKYAKDFPTLLRFFYFEIGVDGIFTDFPDKAVDVLSSEAQN comes from the coding sequence ATGAAAACGCTGCTAATCGTTATACTGCTGTCACTATTCCCACTTTTGGTTGGCTGTACAGCTAATGGTGAACTTAAAAAGACTAAGCTTACAAATCAAAAAGTTGTTATAGCACACCGCGGTGCAAGTGGTTACTTACCTGAGCACACTATGGCTTCTAAGGCGATGGCTTACGCGATGAAGGTTGACTATATAGAGCAAGACTTAGTGATGACCAAAGATGATCATTTAGTTGTATTACATGATCATTACTTAGACCGAGTTACAAATGTGGCGGAAAAGTTTCCAAAACGGAGCCGACAGGATGGCCGCTATTACGTCATCGATTTCACTCTGGCTGAAATTCAAACCCTTGATATGACAGAGGGCTTCTCGATAAAAGAGGGCGTGCTAGCCGCAAATTATCCAGACAGGTTTCCTATTTGGCAGTCTAAATTTAAAGTGCACACTTTTGCCGATGAAATTGAGTTAATCCAAGGCTTAAATAAAAGTACCGGTAAAAATGTTGGTTTATACCCTGAAATAAAGTCGCCTATATTTCACATATTAAATGGCAAAGATATTAGTAAAGCCGTGTTGCTTGAACTTAAAAAGTACGGCTACTCTAATCAAGATAGCAAGGTTTTTGTTCAAAGCTTTGATGCGAATGAGCTCATAAGAATTAAAATGGAATTGATGCCGGAGTTAGGTATCGACCTTAAGCTTGTGCAATTAATAGCGATGACGAGTTGGAAAGAAACCGTCAATATTAAAGATGGTGCTGCGAAGCCGTATAGTTATGATTGGATGCTCAAGCCTGAAAATATGAGCAAAATTGCTCAGTATGCAAATGGTATTGGTCCATGGAAACCTATGTTAATTACACAAAGTGAAAATAGTAAGTTTGCCAAGTCAAACGGGTTAACGGAAGCCGCACATAAGGCTGGCTTACTGGTTCACCCTTACACATTCCGTGCAGATAAGGGGGAGGTTCCAAAGTATGCCAAAGACTTCCCAACATTGTTACGATTCTTTTACTTTGAAATTGGTGTAGACGGTATTTTTACTGATTTTCCGGATAAAGCCGTGGATGTTTTATCTAGTGAGGCGCAAAACTAA
- a CDS encoding methyl-accepting chemotaxis protein: MTKNILYSLSMRSLLLGAFAIIILLVTITFAISTFSSLTTMSNQAEKRELSQLYRAVLSEIEAEGRLATSLAYSVANFAPIQQAFSNKNREQLTSLNMPFFSIAKDQYGVKQFQFHTPPATSFLRLHKVDKFGDDLSSFRNTVVDVNNSKKSVSGIEVGKAGLGIRGVVPVNFQGQHIGSVEFGMALDNSFVTRIKDKYGVDVNIYAKQDNQLNIIASSSNSRYLTTSELNSALTLSNSSTISAGDSTFALYAGKVTDYAGSSIGVIELIMDRSDYVTQINTAKRDKLIISLFVFAIGLTFAYWISIMISRPLNDAVTAMTEIADGDGDLTKRLNVVGDNEFARLAKAFNNFAEKVRSAISNVSTSSSALNRSVDEVNQMMDKINLDTANQRDEITSVATAITEMTSTIHEVSNSGNSAAKSADKAEQESTHSLELLSDTVDAIDKLVAQISNATDVISLVNTESNNIGAVLDVIRGIAEQTNLLALNAAIEAARAGEQGRGFAVVADEVRTLASRTQASTEEINSMISSLQTRVKEAVSVIDDSRKQAESGVALTKSTESSIQTVKGSVTDIRDMNYQIATAVEEQSYVSDEINKNTTKIDELANSSLENAELALEITKQVSNMSKELDAIVKTFKI; the protein is encoded by the coding sequence ATGACTAAAAACATTCTGTACTCGTTGAGCATGAGAAGTCTGTTGCTTGGTGCTTTCGCAATTATCATTTTATTAGTCACTATAACCTTTGCTATATCTACTTTTAGTTCATTAACGACTATGTCGAATCAGGCTGAAAAAAGGGAACTATCGCAGTTATATAGAGCGGTACTTTCAGAGATTGAAGCCGAAGGTAGACTCGCCACCTCTCTTGCCTATTCAGTTGCCAATTTTGCTCCCATTCAACAAGCCTTTTCCAATAAGAACAGAGAACAATTAACCTCGCTAAATATGCCGTTTTTTTCAATTGCAAAAGATCAGTATGGCGTTAAACAGTTTCAATTTCACACGCCGCCTGCGACCTCATTTTTACGATTGCACAAAGTAGACAAATTCGGTGATGACCTAAGTAGTTTTAGAAATACCGTGGTAGACGTTAACAACTCAAAAAAATCGGTCAGTGGTATTGAAGTCGGCAAAGCAGGTTTAGGCATTCGAGGTGTTGTTCCTGTTAATTTTCAAGGCCAACATATTGGTAGTGTTGAGTTTGGTATGGCGCTGGACAACAGCTTTGTCACCCGAATAAAAGATAAATATGGTGTCGACGTTAATATTTATGCCAAGCAGGATAACCAGCTAAATATAATCGCAAGTAGCTCAAACTCTCGTTACCTAACAACGTCCGAGCTCAATAGCGCTTTAACGTTGTCAAACTCATCAACAATATCAGCCGGCGACAGTACCTTTGCTCTATATGCAGGTAAAGTCACAGACTACGCTGGCAGTTCAATTGGGGTTATTGAGTTGATCATGGATCGGTCAGATTATGTAACGCAAATTAACACAGCTAAACGAGACAAACTCATCATAAGTTTGTTTGTCTTTGCCATTGGATTAACGTTTGCGTATTGGATATCCATCATGATTTCAAGGCCACTTAATGACGCAGTAACGGCTATGACTGAAATTGCCGACGGAGATGGCGATTTAACTAAACGTTTAAATGTCGTAGGCGATAATGAGTTTGCTCGGCTTGCAAAGGCTTTTAATAATTTTGCTGAAAAAGTACGAAGTGCAATATCAAATGTTAGTACATCAAGCAGCGCCCTTAATCGTTCAGTCGACGAGGTCAACCAAATGATGGATAAAATCAATTTGGATACCGCAAATCAGCGAGATGAAATAACATCCGTCGCTACTGCAATTACAGAAATGACAAGTACCATACACGAAGTCTCTAACAGCGGTAATAGCGCAGCTAAGTCAGCTGATAAAGCGGAGCAAGAATCGACACATAGCTTGGAACTTTTGTCGGACACCGTTGATGCCATTGACAAACTCGTTGCCCAAATATCCAACGCCACAGATGTCATTTCTCTGGTAAATACCGAAAGTAATAATATTGGAGCGGTTTTAGATGTGATTAGGGGTATTGCCGAACAAACTAACCTACTTGCTTTAAATGCAGCAATTGAGGCAGCCCGGGCCGGCGAACAAGGACGAGGTTTTGCCGTTGTTGCAGATGAAGTTCGTACTCTTGCAAGTCGAACTCAAGCTTCAACAGAAGAAATTAATTCAATGATCTCTAGTTTACAAACTAGGGTAAAAGAGGCCGTTAGCGTGATTGACGATAGCCGCAAACAAGCGGAAAGTGGCGTTGCATTAACTAAATCTACAGAGTCCTCAATCCAAACGGTTAAAGGCTCCGTTACCGATATTCGTGATATGAATTATCAAATTGCTACCGCAGTTGAAGAGCAGTCTTATGTGTCTGATGAAATCAATAAAAACACCACCAAGATAGATGAACTGGCAAACTCTTCATTGGAAAATGCCGAACTCGCCTTAGAGATAACAAAACAAGTTAGCAACATGTCGAAAGAATTAGACGCTATTGTGAAAACATTTAAAATTTAA
- a CDS encoding cupredoxin domain-containing protein, translating into MSIAICTKYLSNIQSLMTPACRFMLGKARYAAVIFLGVVGFDSLADDFRVVLKNHVFVPAEIIVPAGKKVRLVIYNQDESAEEFDSFDLNREKVLFPNKKAVIFIGPLKAGRYEYFGEFHPESAQGVVIAKSMEEIKND; encoded by the coding sequence ATGAGTATAGCTATCTGCACAAAATATTTATCTAATATTCAATCACTCATGACACCGGCATGTCGATTTATGCTCGGTAAAGCAAGATACGCCGCTGTTATCTTTTTGGGAGTGGTCGGTTTTGACTCGCTAGCGGATGATTTTCGAGTTGTCTTAAAAAACCATGTTTTTGTTCCGGCAGAAATCATTGTCCCAGCCGGTAAAAAAGTTCGTTTAGTGATCTACAACCAAGATGAGTCTGCTGAAGAATTTGATAGCTTTGATCTCAACCGCGAAAAGGTGTTATTTCCAAACAAAAAAGCAGTGATATTTATTGGTCCATTAAAAGCGGGGCGATATGAATATTTTGGTGAGTTCCATCCTGAAAGTGCGCAAGGTGTTGTGATTGCCAAATCAATGGAAGAAATAAAAAATGATTAA